Below is a window of Schistocerca cancellata isolate TAMUIC-IGC-003103 chromosome 4, iqSchCanc2.1, whole genome shotgun sequence DNA.
TTAACACTAGCTGACTGTGGGAGCGTGTTGAAGCTGTGCTGTCCCTGTGTCTGTAGTACTGTTGCATTTGTCCATCCCTGATTTATTATGTAACTGATTACCCAGTCACAGTTACCTGAACTGTCTGGGTAAATacttttcacaaaacatttttacaCTATGACTGAAATAGAAGTTTGTTTCTACATGCTTGATTTACTGTGCAAGTGTGATAAATTGGCATTTGTGTCACATTTTATAccaaaattgtttaaattttgagTATTTTGACTACAATCATATCTTTCAATATGTCAGGGTGCCAATAACAACACTGTTGAATAGCCTAAATAAACCAACCAAATTATGTTCAACACTTTTTACTACCATATGAGGTTATGGGGCTTTTAATATGATATTTTTCTTTGCAGGTCATGTGCTGAAAGATTGATCTCCCACTGGTTTCAAAATGCCTTTCAGAAATCGTGAAATTTTTCAGCTTGGATTGTTATTTCTGTGTGTTCCTGTTCAGTACCTGTTTTCCTCATATTTAAGCAGTACAACAGGTAGAACACAAGCATTATTTGATATTATCAATGACTTTAAAGAAGTAACTGATTTACTGTTCAGTGCAGGAGCTTGGAAACAACGATGGGATGGTCTTGTTTCATCTCTTGTCCAAGGTATATCTCGTGATTTACATGTATGTGAATGTAATTCTTTTCCCTGTGAAAATAACTGATATTAcacatttagaaaaataaaaatgccACATAATAGTAAATAGGGAAGTGACAAGAGCAGCACACtacaataattttgttttcttgtttgttaaaaaaaaatttttattccagTTTATTTTCCGGAACTGAGCAGTTATACAAGAAGCTATGTCTACAATGAACACAATACATCCCCTGCAGTTGAAGTTATGCGGTATGATAGAAATGCGGGTTACTTTGGGATGGGCACAGAAATAAGATATGAGCGCCCTTCACATTTAAGATACAGGATTGGACAAGTTGTTCATCATCGAAAGAGAGGTTATAGGGCTGTGATTGTAGGATGGGATCTTATTGCaaaggtaagagagagagagaggttgtagATGTAGGTTGTGATTTGGCAATACTTTGACAGTTTGTTGACAAATTTAGTTTATAAATATGCCTTATGTGCAAGGTAACATGTAAGATGTTAACTCCTTGATTACACAgtactttgaaataaattttgcTGGGATTTCATTTCACATACATTAGCATTCATATAGCGTAATCGTAGTAACTAGTGTGCCATGATATTTTATGTAGTTTGGTTTGCTCTCAGAAACTGGGATGGGGAAAAAGCCAATACGGAAATGCCAGATTCCACAGTCTCATTTGAAATGCGACTTAATCAAGATGGCAAACACATCTATTTGCAGCATCGACAGTATGGCAACCATAACGGCTATAATGTGCATTACACCTGCTTCAGTTTTTCACTTAACAGTAACAGAATGACACAGTTGTTAGGTTTAATGAGATAATTACATAATAGTAAATCCAAAACGCCATCACATCACCGTAACATGTGTTACATATGCAGCATTTGAGTCATGTAATGCTATCAAACAAGATAATTAATTGCAGAATATAAGTTCAAATTGGTAGTTTTTCATCAGTGCAGGAGATGATAGTTATGCACTGGTCAAGCTCAAGTAAATACATCACTAGACACTATTTCTCACATGTCTCTAGTATTTTCTCATTAATCCCATGTGTGGTACACTTTATCTCAATAAATTTAACAGCTGTCTCATTCTAGTAGTTAGGTGAAAACTGGAGCAAATTTAATGCCCATTATAGCCACACAGCCCTTGGAAGTGGAGTTGTAGCTCTGAATCACATTGGACACCAATTAAAAAATATCAGTTTGTGATTGATGATGAAATATTATTAACTAATAATCTCTTACCTAGAAGTTAGTCACTGACCTACAACTTAATATCTGTTAATAATGTAGCAGAACTTTTATCAAAACCGAATGAGACCAAAATAAGTACATCACACTCCATGATATCTTCACCTTCGACAGACCATGTAACTGGAGAAATATCATTGTAGACGTCATATTGTTGCCTGTAGCAGCAACCAATGAACCACTAGTAATTTTCTTGTAAGATACGTACATAGTACCAAAAAAAAGCatctttcaaactattaatgacACAGTGTACTAACAATTTCAAAACCAAAAACAAATCAGTAACCAATAATTAACAACATGAAACAAACCTAATATCAAGGCAACTGAAACAAACTTCCAAAACATCGAGTAACACACAACACTTGAGTCCAGTGCCGCACAAACATCACTCACAAATAATTCAGCAACATAAGCATCCCACACTAAAATGTGCAACCACTTACTCCAACATGCCATCtgcaaacacacactatttcaaaaatgctgtgCTCAATGATGTCACACAACAGAATATGGTTACATCACAGATAAAAGCAGACATATGGAGATGGATATTTCCATTGACACAGATAAACTCTAGTATTTACCAATCATCCATTCTCAATTACACTAAACCAACAGGTAAGTTAGATGACCAGTTTTAAGATGAGTTTGAAATGTTTTTTACTAAGTGAAGAAAATGATTATTTTGTccataatacaaaaaaaattaaaattttattcagaGAGCAATTTTGAAACTCGGTTTGcttattattaattttaatatccaaaACTGATAGCAGTTGAGTAGTGGGGTGGGGGGCGACATGGGTAAACGAGCTACTTCCATTTCTTGTGTGATAGTACTGTGAATTATCTACAGTATGTTGATGTGAACAGGAGTACGAGAATTCagaaaaatacttaaaatactCTGCACCACACTCATACCTacaaattttgttacaaaattaaGATTGTCACTATACATTTACATGTATATTCCACAAACTATATTATTGTCTAAGGAGGAGACTACTGGAAGCAAGTGTCATTCGTCATTCTTCTTGCTCTGTTTACAAGTGATACACAAAAAAACCATTTCCTGCTCCCCTCCATGTATATGTGATCATTCTGTTCCTTTGATGTATGTGAGTAGTACCTTATTCATTTGCAAAGGTTGTTTTAGGTTGAGAAGCAGCCCTTAATCAATCAAGTCAGTGTTTTCTGAGTCTGCCGAACATACTGATCATAATTTGAATGGTTGGTTGGTAAATGAATGTGTAGATTTTATTTGAATTGTTCTAGCACAAAGTTAGTTAATGTTTCAGTAATTATTGTGAATAATTTAATATGCACTTTCCTCATAGTGTATTGTGTGCTGAAAATGGTCTTGGATTGTTGCACTACAGTCCTTGTACTAATACGATTTCTCCTATCTTTTACTGAATTGTATCGTAATACCCACATCTTTGCAGACTTATTCTTCTTTTCTCCGAGTGTAATCCTTTCAGTGAAAGTACCTGttgttagatctacatctacatgactactctgcaattcacatttaagtgcttggcagagggttcatcgaaccacaatcatactatctctttaccattccactcccgaacagcgcgcgggaaaaacgaacacctaaacctttctgttcgagctctgatttctcttattttattttgatgatcattcctacctatgtaggttgggctcaacaaaatattttcgcattcagaagagaaagttggtgactgaaatttcgtaaattgatctcgccgcgacgaaaaacgtctttgctttaatgacttccatcccaactcgcgtatcatatctgccacactctctcccctattatgtgataatacaaaatgagctgccctttttttgcaccctttcgatgtcctccgtcaatcccacctggtaaggatcccacaccgtgcagcaatattctaacagaggacgaacaagtgtagtgtaagctgtctctttagtggacttgttgcatcttctaagtgtcctgccaatgaaacgcaacctttggctcgccttccccacaatattatctatgtggtctttccaactgaagttgttcgtaattttaacacccaggtacttagttgaattgacagctttgagaattgtactatttatcgagtaatcaaattccgacggatttcttttgcaactcatgtggatcacctcacacttttcgttatttagcgtcaactgccacctgccacaccatacagtaatcttttctaaatcgctttgcaactgatactggtcttcggatgcgttgcacaagaacgatgttttctgaaaccgtgctgattacgtatcaatagattgttcccttcgaggtgattcataatgtttgaatacagtatatgctccaaaacccttctgcaaactgacgtcaatgatataggtctgtagttagatggatttctcctactacccttcttaaatactggtacgacctgcgcaattttccagtctgtaggtacagatctatcggtgagcgatcggttgtatatgattgctaagtagggagctatgtatcagcgtaatctgaaaggaacctaattgttatacaatctggacctgaagacttgcccgtatcaagcgatttgagttgcttcgcaacccctaaggtatctacttctaagaaactcatgctagcagctgttcgtgtttcaaattctggaatattccattcgtcttccttggtgaaggaatttcggaaaactgcgttcaatgactccgctttagcggcacagtcatcggtaacagtaccatcggcactgcgcagcgaaggtattgactgcatcttgccgcttatgtactttacatacgaccagaatttctttggattttctaccaaatttcgagacaatgtttcgttgtggaacctattaaaggcatctcgcattgaagtcagagCCAAATTTTgtgcatctgtaaattttagccaatcttcaggatttcgcattcttctgaacttcacatgctttttccgttgcctctgcaacagcgtttggacctgttttgtgtaccacgggggatcagttccatctcttaccaatttatgaggtatgaatctctcaattgctgttgctactgtatctttgaatttgagccacatctcgtctacatttgcatagtcagtacggaaggaatggagattgtctcttaggaaggcttctagtgacactttatctgcttttttaaataaaattattttgcgtttgtttctggtggatttggaagaaacggtattgagcctagctacagcgaccttgtgatcactaatccttgtatcagtcatgatgctctctatcagctctggattgtttgtggctaagaggtcaagtgtgttttcgcaaccatttacaattcgcgtgggttcgtggactaactgctcgaaacaattttcagagaaagcatttaggacaatctcggaagatgttttctgcctaccaccggttttgaacaagtatttttgccaacatatcgagggaaggttgaagtccccaccaactataaccgtatgagtggggtatttatttgttacgagactcaaattttctctgaactgttcagcaactatatcatggGAGTGTGGGTGTCTgtagaaggaaccaattattaacttagttcggctgttaagtataacctccacccataccaatttgcacggagtatctacttcgacttcactacaagataaaccactactgacagacacaagcactccaccaccaattctgcctaatctatctttcctgaacaccgtttgagacttcgtaaaaaattctgcagaacttatttcagccagctttctgtacctataacgatttcagcttctgtgctttctattagcgcttgaagctcagggactttcccagcacaactacaacaatttacaactacaattccgactgttcctttatccaagcacgtcctgtatttgctatgcaccctttgagattgcagccgacCCCATACTTTCCCTAGGccttttaacctaaaaaaccgcccagtccacgccacaaagcctccgctacccgtgtagccgccagctgagtgtagtgaactcctgacctattcagcggaacccgaaaccccaccaccctatggcgcaagtcaaggaatctgcagccaacacggtcgcaaaaccgtctgagcctctgattcagaccctccgcccggctctgcaccaaaggtccgcagtcggttctgtcaacaaaCAAGTATTCAAGTATAGGTGATTCTGGAAGCTATTCTCATCAAGGTGAAGCTTAAGTCTTCTTGTACATTTTCAAACACCTCTGTTACCAGAAGCAACTGGAAATGTAGACaatattattttttgtattgttaCTTTCTGGGAAAACAGTAAACGCTATATACAttatatgtttgtttgcatggccgtCTTAGCAGCTGCTGCTACAATAAATTATTATTggtttttttttccattgtaagCTTTCTGCAAGTAGAATATTTTTCACCAGACACTTTTTGCTATTTATTTATAAAGCACTTTCTGTGGCCATTTTGGAAACATGGATACATAATTTGTCtctacattttgtgtgtgtgtgtgtgtgtgtgtgtgtgtgtgtgtgtgtgtgtgtgtgtgtgtttctttttttatgatATTCATGCCTGTATCCATcacatgtattacatttttattggtATATTCTCTGCATGTATTTGTGGTTGAATGTCATTATATACCATCTTTTCCTTTCTCACTCTGTGTTTGTGAGACTCTGAGTAATTTGGCGTCTGGTGTATTGTTATATTTGTTGTGAGTTTTGTCATGTCTTGAATACATGTGTGTTTTTCTTAACGATTATGGTAGTTTCCAAGAAATTTTAACTGGCTATTTT
It encodes the following:
- the LOC126183234 gene encoding uncharacterized protein LOC126183234, whose protein sequence is MPFRNREIFQLGLLFLCVPVQYLFSSYLSSTTGRTQALFDIINDFKEVTDLLFSAGAWKQRWDGLVSSLVQVYFPELSSYTRSYVYNEHNTSPAVEVMRYDRNAGYFGMGTEIRYERPSHLRYRIGQVVHHRKRGYRAVIVGWDLIAKAPQSWLKKIYGESMVTRDWPHYALLIDNRDVTLLYEEDYIRFSNVPTTYVVQEELELLKSTEIQNADVDSKFEYFDGAQYIPGPNLKAIYPKD